From the genome of Carassius gibelio isolate Cgi1373 ecotype wild population from Czech Republic chromosome B10, carGib1.2-hapl.c, whole genome shotgun sequence, one region includes:
- the LOC127966240 gene encoding C3a anaphylatoxin chemotactic receptor-like yields MDSSNSSKMNQTISDDYINEPSSGHNCLWCFNDSETAPVSSEVKESIRILSLVIYCLTFLLGVPGNMFVVYIAGLKMKRTVNTIWFLNLATADLLCCLSIPFSVAQIVLDHHWPYGLVMCKILPFIIVITMFTSVFTLNLISLDRFVQVITPVWAQNHRNLLIARLSCVAAWVLALLLSFPFMLSRQIFINEEFNVTLCTFHADDEGDSNRATSGRLTIIRFVFGFLVPLICITTCYGFIAHKLGRSHFHSGRAFRIMFAVIVAFFLCWLPYHIVDLIVMYGEKSSSSVASVVDSLAVSLAYFNSCLNPILYVFMGQDFKSKVKLSLRHVFERVFSEEGIQAS; encoded by the coding sequence ATGGACAGCAGCAACTCGAGCAAAATGAACCAGACCATTTCGGATGATTACATCAATGAACCCTCAAGTGGACATAATTGTCTGTGGTGTTTTAATGACAGTGAGACAGCCCCTGTGTCTTCAGAAGTAAAAGAGTCCATAAGGATACTTTCTCTGGTCATCTACTGCCTGACGTTCCTCCTCGGAGTTCCCGGAAACATGTTTGTTGTGTACATCGCTGGATTGAAGATGAAGAGGACGGTTAATACAATATGGTTTCTCAATCTAGCGACTGCAGACCTCCTGTGCTGCCTTTCTATACCCTTCAGTGTGGCGCAGATTGTCCTTGACCATCACTGGCCGTATGGATTAGTCATGTGCAAGATTCTCCCCTTCATTATAGTCATCACCATGTTTACCAGCGTTTTCACCTTGAACTTGATTAGTCTGGATCGGTTTGTTCAGGTGATCACGCCGGTTTGGGCTCAAAATCATCGTAATTTGTTGATTGCGCGACTGTCCTGTGTCGCGGCCTGGGTCTTGGCTTTGTTGCTCAGCTTTCCTTTTATGTTATCAAGGCAAATTTTCATTAATGAGGAGTTTAACGTCACACTTTGCACTTTTCATGCTGATGATGAAGGTGATTCAAACCGTGCAACATCTGGAAGGTTAACCATCATCagatttgtgtttggttttttggTTCCTCTCATATGCATCACAACATGTTACGGATTCATCGCACACAAGTTAGGCAGGAGTCATTTTCACTCTGGACGAGCGTTTCGCATCATGTTTGCTGTAATCGTGGCCTTTTTTCTGTGCTGGTTGCCATATCACATAGTAGATTTGATAGTCATGTACGGAGAGAAATCCAGTTCCTCTGTGGCTTCCGTAGTGGATTCTCTAGCCGTTTCTTTGGCGTATTTCAACAGCTGTCTGAACCCCAttctgtatgttttcatgggGCAGGATTTCAAAAGTAAGGTTAAACTTTCTCTAagacatgtttttgaaagagttttCTCTGAGGAGGGGATACAAGCGTCATGA